The Schistocerca americana isolate TAMUIC-IGC-003095 chromosome 5, iqSchAmer2.1, whole genome shotgun sequence genome includes a window with the following:
- the LOC124616185 gene encoding protein transport protein sec31-like — translation MRVLAAAVLLFAAAVSARPEAPSNQYGAPSGASSAPAASASGPYPPSGWRPAGRQFVLPSRQSAAVYPPPQQYGPPPTTTEAAEATTTEQPTTTASVPAVVPAGSRSAAQREPLESNDAGVYYVLLPDGRLQRVSYAHGPAPAMFSLLPERLTQGGAAAGAAVADTGYLARIHYQNLLPVGAPVYTYATPELVRVF, via the exons ATGAGG GTGCTAGCCGCCGCCGTCCTGCTGTTCGCCGCCGCCGTCTCCGCGCGCCCGGAGGCGCCCTCCAACCAGTACGGCGCACCGTCGGGGGcctcctccgcccccgccgcctccgcctccgggcCCTACCCGCCTTCAGGGTGGAGGCCCGCGGGCCGGCAGTTCGTGCTGCCGTCGCGCCAGTCCGCCGCGGTGTACCCGCCGCCCCAGCAGTACGGTCCACCGCCCACCACCACGGAAGCGGCTGAAGCCACCACCACGGAACAGCCTACGACGACAGCGTCCGTCCCAGCG GTGGTGCCGGCTGGGTCGCGGTCGGCGGCGCAGCGCGAGCCCCTGGAGAGCAACGACGCCGGCGTCTACTACGTGCTGCTGCCCGACGGCCGTCTGCAGCGCGTCTCGTACGCGCACGGCCCCGCGCCCGCCATGTTCTCGCTGCTGCCGGAGCGTCTGACGCAGGGCGGAGCGGCTGCCGGCGCCGCCGTGGCCGACACGGGCTACCTAGCGCGCATCCACTACCAGAACCTGCTGCCCGTGGGGGCGCCCGTCTACACGTACGCCACGCCGGAGCTCGTGCGCGTCTTCTGA